The Caulifigura coniformis genome includes a region encoding these proteins:
- a CDS encoding HAD family hydrolase, with protein MAEALANFKRKHDFLVAIDSDGCVFDSMEIKHKECFIPNYIKHFGLQAISKYARETCEFINLYSKDRGANRFPAYIKALDLLARRPEVQARGFKLPAMNGVREWLKRETKLSSGTVKAEAEKTNDPDLKTASAWSTAVDATVKDLVHDVPPFPGVREALEKLFPQADLIVCSATPTPALQKEWAEHKLDGHIAEICGQEVGSKAEILAKARTFGYDTSKILMMGDAPGDMKAAKTNGVLYFPINPNHEDGSWAEFNKAGMDRFLKGTFAGDYEAKLIAEFEKYLPADPSWPVA; from the coding sequence GTGGCCGAAGCCCTCGCCAACTTCAAACGCAAGCACGACTTTCTGGTCGCCATCGACTCGGACGGCTGCGTGTTCGACAGCATGGAGATCAAGCACAAGGAGTGCTTCATCCCGAACTACATCAAGCATTTCGGCCTGCAGGCGATCTCCAAGTACGCCCGCGAGACGTGCGAGTTCATCAACCTGTACTCCAAGGACCGTGGCGCCAACCGCTTCCCGGCCTACATCAAGGCCCTCGATCTCCTGGCCCGCCGGCCGGAAGTGCAGGCCCGCGGCTTCAAGCTCCCCGCGATGAACGGCGTTCGCGAATGGCTCAAGCGCGAAACCAAGCTCTCCAGCGGCACGGTGAAGGCCGAGGCCGAAAAGACCAACGATCCGGACCTCAAGACCGCCTCCGCCTGGTCGACGGCCGTCGACGCGACCGTGAAAGACCTCGTCCACGACGTCCCGCCGTTCCCGGGCGTTCGTGAGGCTCTCGAGAAGCTGTTCCCGCAGGCCGATCTGATCGTCTGCTCCGCGACGCCCACGCCGGCCCTCCAGAAGGAATGGGCCGAGCACAAGCTCGATGGCCACATCGCCGAAATCTGCGGCCAGGAAGTCGGCAGCAAAGCCGAAATCCTCGCCAAGGCCAGGACCTTCGGCTACGACACGTCGAAGATCCTGATGATGGGCGACGCCCCCGGCGACATGAAGGCCGCCAAGACCAATGGCGTCCTCTACTTCCCCATCAACCCCAACCACGAAGACGGAAGCTGGGCCGAGTTCAACAAGGCCGGAATGGACCGCTTCCTCAAGGGCACTTTCGCCGGCGACTACGAAGCGAAACTCATCGCCGAGTTCGAGAAGTACCTCCCGGCTGATCCCAGCTGGCCGGTTGCGTAA
- a CDS encoding RNA polymerase sigma factor yields the protein MIRLRDRSDQPAWNEFVTIYGPVIYGFARRRGLQDADAADAMQDVLRSVTSAIQKLDYDPRQGRFRGWLFTLTRNRVLTLLSSRNGKPRATGDSNVQSLLSAQPDRGGTLEDEWEVDYQRSLTAVVLEELQNEFNERIWSAFWQTAVEDRPVPEVARSLGMSAGSVYVAKSRVLARAREAVQRRLNEDLEANS from the coding sequence TTGATTCGGCTACGCGACCGGTCGGACCAGCCGGCATGGAATGAGTTCGTGACCATCTACGGCCCGGTCATCTATGGATTCGCGCGTCGCAGGGGGCTGCAGGACGCGGACGCTGCTGACGCGATGCAGGATGTGCTGCGGTCGGTGACGTCGGCGATCCAGAAGCTGGACTACGACCCGCGTCAGGGCCGCTTCCGTGGCTGGCTGTTCACGTTGACGCGGAACCGCGTCCTGACGCTGCTGTCGTCGCGCAATGGAAAGCCGCGGGCGACTGGCGACTCGAACGTCCAGTCGCTGCTGAGTGCTCAACCCGATCGCGGCGGCACGCTCGAAGACGAGTGGGAAGTCGACTACCAGCGAAGCCTGACCGCCGTGGTGCTCGAGGAGCTGCAGAACGAATTCAACGAAAGAATCTGGTCCGCATTCTGGCAGACGGCCGTGGAAGATCGGCCGGTTCCCGAAGTGGCCCGGTCGCTAGGCATGTCCGCAGGGTCGGTGTACGTCGCGAAAAGCCGCGTGCTGGCCCGGGCCCGCGAGGCCGTCCAGCGCCGCCTGAATGAAGACCTGGAGGCGAACTCATGA